gcatgttattagacaaagacacattttattttattagtttattttattcacttgtaacttggtaatatataaatcaagagtagGTCGTAGTAAATCAAGCAATCAACTAGAGAAATAGAGAAGGTTGTATCTCTGAAGAATTTCTTCGTTCCTTGtgattctacttgtaagcagctgtgtacaatctTTGTATCACGGAGTTCTCgaaatatacatatatttagtggataagttcaatccaccagaaagtttttaaatacttatGTTTAAATTACTTTCTGTTTGAATACATCAATACTTTCATTTCGCActtttgcatattcaaacacCGTCATGTATATTTGTTAGATAAGTTCTTAAAATCGAAGAAGAAACcaagaattatattcaacccccccttttgtaattcaaCTATTAGATTGTCcgggattaacaattggtatcagagcaagctcttgacacactaagagtttaaagatcaaagcaactaacaagatgagcaggaaggatgttggagtaaagatccctttctgaaaataatgcttactttCTTGATAACTTGTTCTACtcgctacacttggtttatatactaccaagttacatgataaaaagacaaacaagtaaaacagaAATTATTtttagtctaatttcatgctgcttcattacactatccagcatctttgaatatcttcataattgcatgaaaattgtaatgcttctttgttctctaaatcctgcaattaggctgccacattccatttataaacatccgacgcatgtgactgtataGTCAATGTCAACTGAacttttgaatatgatcatccgtcgggactacgTTGGTCATCCGTTGGAttccttgttgattatctgtcgggagcctttgtagatcatccgtgaggagcctttctgccacttgactctatttcacttatactgaattgcaagacatcttatatttacaattagccaccctattctgtatatcaatctagtagaacatgacttaaagaatcctatacaagctactcaactaatacattaTTATTTGCACACATGTGCTAGAAGccttattattatataagctatACTCTTGATGGATGTTCAGTGGTCATCCGTagggactataaagttcatccgttgggactattATAGAACATCTGTCGGGAGctaaaaacactaagttaaatctactaaagtgttttgttcaatttactatcaagttcacaacatattcctaacatacaATATTGCATAATAACTtgcatttattttaaattgtgCAATTGCTTGTTTAAGTTACATTTCGGTTACAAATTGTGTTGTAAATATGGTTAGAAATTTGCAGAACATATTTTCGCaaatatttttcaaattcaatttcAGACTTGGTTGCAAAATGGTTTCAAAGTTGCACAACATATTTTTacaattattttttaaaaatatagtaACTTTGTAAAAAAAATGTAAAACTTGGATATCTATGAAATAATCCCTAAAACTTATAAGTTGGCAAGTTGGTATTAATGGACATTACTAGTTATCttatattgatttctaaatttatAAACTACACTAGTTAAAATTTAAAACTCATGAGAATAAATTTTCTTAGAAAAATTAGTTATTAACAAGACTACCTAGTGGACAAAACAAGCGACAACATGGCAAAACTAAAAAGAGGATAACTATTTTTGAAACTTAATTAAAGTGTAGCTAGAAAAGGTTTAAAATTTAGCACTATTTAATCAATTATCAATCAATCCTTTTatgaaaaataataaaattatcccattaattaaattttgattaaatattagtgatttctcatatttatttaagtcaTATATATATAAGTCATTTCTAACCAAATATTTTAGATTATTTAATATTCTTCCTTATTTATATTTCAATTTGGTAATTATCTAAAATACttagaaaatttaaaaaaatagttTCCTCTTTATTCACAACTATAAACTTACATCTATGTTtttagttttagttcatgttggaGTATTTGGGATATACAATCTATGAAATGATGAATTTTAAACCTACATTTGTCTATGTTACATTTCTTTTTGAAAAAAtcaaattacaaaaaaaattattataaatgaGAATGTATACAATTATATAATATCATTATCATCTTttgcaaatatatatatatataacaaatttATACAAAAGTATAATTAAATTTGGAATGCATAGTGagataaaaattttaaaaatatacaattaaaaatatataaaatgtatTTAAACTAATGAGAATAAAGTTTTACCATTAATTATAAGTATCTATTTACATTGATTTATAAAAGATATCagtatttataaatattaatctcCAAACAAATcattataattatattaaattcaTTTACATAAGAAAGTTATTTAGACCAGAACTTACAAGAAATAATCAAAAAATAATGATTATAGAAAAAAAACAAATGAAAGATATATTAcatttatataatattaatacaattaactaATAAATCAAATTCATTTTATAAACTGAAATTATCAATGTACATAATCTTGAATAATCCCAAAATTCAAACTAGAATGTCACAAGCTAAAagttatataaaataattaaattacaATACCAAAATACATTATTtgttaattctaaattaattaaacTAGTAATAGAAATATTCATTTTATAATTACAACTTAATACTTTTTCATCACAAAACATACcataaaattcataaaaaaaaaaaagaagagagTAGCAAAGTGTTGAGAACAATAACTAGAGATAGCACCTAATGATAGCTAGTGTCGAGAACAGCCCGAACCCCAGAACCCCAAATGAGAGGCATGCCTAACCCCTCCCTTTAACCCCTCCCTTTGCTTTTTTCCCTTCAAGATGAGGATGCATATAGGAGAATGCATACGTTACATATTGACATTGTATGCAAAGGGATGAGGATGTTCATCTCTTTTATTGCTGCTAAAGTATTGTGCTTGTTACACGTAGTCCTAGTCCTGCCCAACTTACACGTAGCCAACTTACACGTAGTTTTAATGACATAATCCCCCTTTTCCTTAACTCAAAAGACTTTGGTTACactcatttcatattcatccTTTCAACTCTTCATTTTTCCCATCTTCATCCTTATAACCCcttaaaaatgtcaaaggagatGTTCTTTGATGCTCCCTTTGAGGTAGTGGTATTCATTTTCGCTCACTTACCTGCCAAAAAACTGTTGTGCTATCGCTCAGTTTCGAAAGCCTATTGTGATTTGATCGACAGTCGATACTTTGCCAACCTGCATTGGTGTAATTCCATGAGAACTCGCTCTAATCTTATCATACTTTGCAGGAGCATAGGAATGGCTTCTGTTGGCAGTGATGCAGGTATGCATCGTGTTGATATTGATACACTCTTACATTCTGTACTAAAATGTCCTATGGACTGGGATTTTTTCAGTAAATTTATTGGCACCTGTAATGGTGTAGTCTTATTGTACGATGGATATGAACATATAACCTTTTGGAATCCGACTATTCGTACTTATATTGACCTGATTCATCCTCGTGCAAGTACTCCTCAGAATCCAAATGggaatattaaatataattttggCTTTGGGTATGATCATTTCAATGATGATTACAAAGTGGTGATGTCTTTTCAGTTGGATATTACAGCAGTACTAAATGGTGAGGAAATTGTTAAGGAAGCTTATGTTTTTAGTTTGAAATCAAATATATGGAGAAAAATAGGAGACTTTCCGTATTTTGTTTGTAAAAGTGGATGTTATGGTGCATATGTTGGTGGTTCCTTATACTGGACTTGTGTGGAGCGAAGTGTTGATTCTAATTTCCGCAGCTTAATTGTTGCATTTGATCTTGCAACGGAAGAGTATAGGATTATACCAACGCCCCTATATGAAGATATTAGTTCTGAGGTTGAAATTACAATTGGGTCGTTGGAAGAATCTCTTTGGGCTCACTGCTCTTTGGTCGTTGAAGGTGAAGAGGACTCGGTGGGCTTTTCAGACACATGGATACTCCACGAAGTAGACAAAGAACCGTATTCGTGGACAAAATTACTTTCACTAGATTATCCAAGTAAATTTTGTAAGCCATTGGCATATTCAAAGCGTGGTAAGAATGTACTTTTGGATAACCGCATGAAGTTGTTATGGTATGATCTAGTCAAGGGAGAGGAAGGACGAGAGATAAATATTAGGGGTTTGCCTGACTACTTTGGCTCAGACGTCTGTGTTGAAAGTCTTGTTCATCTTGATTGCGGTTCAAGTGATAAGGAGAATCAGCATATAGGAGAGGAAAAGGTTGTCGAAGACGATATACAAAGTAATGAAGGTAATCAATCCTACTCAATCCTATATCTTTAATTCTTATGCTGAATTTTTTAAGTCAATTGCATATCATTTAGTCCTAGCTATCAGCAAGTTGTTTTTGCAGTTTCCTTGTACTATTTTGGAACTTATTAAAGCTTGTATTTTGAACTTGTCTTTTAAACTATATGAGTAT
This genomic interval from Apium graveolens cultivar Ventura chromosome 8, ASM990537v1, whole genome shotgun sequence contains the following:
- the LOC141678392 gene encoding F-box protein CPR1-like, with translation MRTRSNLIILCRSIGMASVGSDAGMHRVDIDTLLHSVLKCPMDWDFFSKFIGTCNGVVLLYDGYEHITFWNPTIRTYIDLIHPRASTPQNPNGNIKYNFGFGYDHFNDDYKVVMSFQLDITAVLNGEEIVKEAYVFSLKSNIWRKIGDFPYFVCKSGCYGAYVGGSLYWTCVERSVDSNFRSLIVAFDLATEEYRIIPTPLYEDISSEVEITIGSLEESLWAHCSLVVEGEEDSVGFSDTWILHEVDKEPYSWTKLLSLDYPSKFCKPLAYSKRGKNVLLDNRMKLLWYDLVKGEEGREINIRGLPDYFGSDVCVESLVHLDCGSSDKENQHIGEEKVVEDDIQSNEESIFSVIANFVTELFRGIFEF